The Ziziphus jujuba cultivar Dongzao chromosome 5, ASM3175591v1 genome segment TTGTACTAATGTTCAATTGTATAAAATGGCAATTATAATATCATCGTTtaccattttactacaaaattaaattaataacattaaaataaattaataaatatataaaaatatgaataatacttAATAAACATATTATCTGTCCTAAAAAAtcgcttttgtttttatttccgCCAAATATAACATTTTCCTACTAGCGGAAAATTAGTGGAAAACTAGAGGAAAATTAGTGAAAAACTGGAGGAAAATTAACGGAAAACTGACAAATTGGCGGAaaatggcggaagttcatctttttcgccaattttccTCCATTTTACTGGTTTTCacgatttttcatttttacatcatttttcttccattttcacACTATTTTAcatcatttagcaccaatatttcatctaataacaaaaataagaaacttTTTACCTAAGTTTAGTGTACAAAATATCCAGTCCCAATAAATTTTTGggcaaatcaaaattttgtgaGAGACCTTCAATCCATAGGCTAGTGCAAGTAAGCTGCTGTCATATTGAAGTCTTCTCAACTCTGACTATTTGGACTCTATTGGGTTGTAAGATTccagaaaatacaagaaaaaggaGTAAGAGAAGATGAGATGCAAGAAATTTTGTTTTGGGGGGTGCACGGGTGTTTTGACaaaggaggaaaaagaaaaaaggtaagagaaaagcaattttgtaatttttcgtTTATCTAAGGGTATTTTAGTCCACAGTTggttagattttataaaaaaaaaaatttttgctattgaaaaagtttgcATTTTTTGGTTGGCTAGTTTTCGAAAAAACCCATACAAAATTCCCTCTGAGGAAGTTTCTTCGCACACAGCTTTGCTCTGACATCGGttctaaagttttaaattagtaataccttttttcttttttgattttcttttttacattaTTACTTATGGTCCATTTCTGTTCGCATACTTTTCTGACTTCCACCGTACCTAATGGAGATCTCTATATATGTAGAAGTAGTCTCACCTCAATTTCTTGGCCAATCTTGAAAAGTCTCCTTTCTTCAAGTACCCGATCAAGCTGTTCCGATAGAatattaagaagaagaagaagacgaagaagaagaaaagaagaagaaatgggaGGAGGCAACGGTCAAAAGTCGAAGATGGCTCGTGAAAGGAACTTggagaagcaaaaacaaaacagaGGTGCCCTTCCCTTTCCATACTCTTTTGCCTTGTAGCTCCTGGGAGGAAAAGGGAAATAgttggaagaaagaaaaatagaatctTTCTAATCTGTTTTAGAACTTTTTAACTCCTGTATTCTCTTTTGTTTCCAATTTGATCCAATACCCAACAGCTAGAATAGCTTGTAGGTTTCactgtcttctttttttttttttgtgggtttcATAATATGAGTAGAATTACAGTTAAATGATTTAGCGTCGGTAATTGGTCTCTTCTTTTGAGGCGCAGGAAGTCAGCTTGAATCAAACAAGAAAGCCATGACGATCCAGGTAAAAAAAATACAGTCTTGCTCTCTAAAGAGCATATTTACTGCTGTTTTGTAGAGGAAACTACTTgggaaacataaatttttgCAAGTTTTTTATTTGACTAACTCTTCTGATGCTCATGTGCAATGCTTTTCCAGTGCAAGGTGTGCATGCAGACATTCATTTGCACTACAACGGAGGTAAAATGCAGGGAACATGCTGAAGCAAAACATCCCAAATCTGATGTTTATGCATGTTTCCCTCATCTTAAGAAGTAAAAAACGAAGCCGTCTAAAGGATTTCGAGAAGAATATGGTCAAAGCTTCAACTCTTTGTATTTCATTTTCATGAGCAACTTGTTAGGTTGGGAATGGCGATTCGCAAATGTATACTTATTCGAACTCTTTgtggattatattatataaattactgTTTCCTGTAGTCACCTTGTATCTTTTCTGTTTGCAATTCACTGAAAAAAAGGAAACCATAATCAACTGAGACAACATATACCAACCCACTGCTACTGATGTCAAACAATTTACAATCTCAAAAGATACTAGCGTTAAGCAAAAACTTGAAATACTTTCCttctttatcttgttttctATCAGAACCGACATTCTTTTTTAAAGCTTGAGGAGTTGGAGAGTGGGTAGAGCTGGGTTAAAGGTGCCCCACCACTACCATTGACATTCCTACGTGGCATCATGGATATCCACAAGAGTATACCTGTTACCGTAAATGCAATTGCCCAACCTACCTAAGTAGTGAAGTTGCCGTGACGTCCAGcatatgctttccttttttttgttaaaaacatCCAGCATTTACTGCCCTTGCAGCAATAACCAAAATCCAAAAggaattccatatatatatatatatatatataatagataagAGTTACAATCACAAACTTATCTAAACTTTATAAACACCAGCATACAAAAAATTTAGCTGCCACCCAGAACCTAATTTAGGCAACTAGTATTTCATTTGGTGATAAATTCACCCCAATCAATAAAGCTTGACTAGTACAAGTTCACTAAAAAGGACCCACATGTGCCTTACTACTGTGTCCGGATCCTGCtattttcagcacttctcacCTGAAAGAAGTATGGATGAGcctgaaacaaaaaataaatgaagtcGTTAAAGtaaacactatatatatatatatatgtgtgtgt includes the following:
- the LOC107433735 gene encoding uncharacterized protein At2g23090 isoform X1 — encoded protein: MVHFCSHTFLTSTVPNGDLYICRSSLTSISWPILKSLLSSSTRSSCSDRILRRRRRRRRRKEEEMGGGNGQKSKMARERNLEKQKQNRGSQLESNKKAMTIQCKVCMQTFICTTTEVKCREHAEAKHPKSDVYACFPHLKK
- the LOC107433735 gene encoding uncharacterized protein At2g23090 isoform X2, which gives rise to MGGGNGQKSKMARERNLEKQKQNRGSQLESNKKAMTIQCKVCMQTFICTTTEVKCREHAEAKHPKSDVYACFPHLKK